The following coding sequences lie in one Danio rerio strain Tuebingen ecotype United States chromosome 3, GRCz12tu, whole genome shotgun sequence genomic window:
- the zgc:113295 gene encoding uncharacterized protein isoform X1: MSDPEPCRIKDEDTEESVDPIDGNGETEEGNDVKAGKIAPLKTCGVFTVKNGDKNPFTCTRCAQILGNKKSLEIHMRIHTGEIPFTCTRCGRGFYQLSNLNKHMTIHTGEKPYTCTHCGRGFYQPSLLNRHMRVHTGEKPFTCTQCGKSFNQATQLKQHMMNHTGEKPFTCTQCGTSFTQSSALNKHMRIHTGEKPYTCTQCGTSFGASSSLSRHMLIHTGEKTHKCDHCSKTFLSASHLKVHLAVHRSEKPYSCPVCEKSFTLKCILKRHQKIHTGVREHLCFKCVKTFMSAAELKQHERIHTGEKPFKCSHCDKRFRQSGSLKTHERIHTGEKPYKCSHCDKRFSQSESLKRHERIHTGEKSYT, translated from the coding sequence accCAATTGATGGAAATGGGGAGACTGAAGAGGGTAATGATGTTAAAGCTGGGAAAATAGCTCCTTTAAAGACATGTGGTGTTTTTACTGTGAAAAACGGAGACAAAAATCCTTTCACTTGCACAAGGTGTGCACAGATTTTGGGAAACAAAAAGAGTCTAGAGATTCACATGAGGATACACACTGGGGAGATACCGTTCACGTGTACTCGGTGTGGGAGGGGTTTCTACCAATTATCAAACCTTAACAAACACATgacgatccacactggagagaaaccgtacacatgCACTCATTGTGGGAGGGGTTTCTACCAACCATCACTCCTTAATAGACACATGAGggtccacaccggagagaaaccgttcacatgtactcagtgtgggaagagtttcaaccaagccacacagcttaaacaacacatgatgaaccacaccggagagaaaccgttcacatgcactcagtgtgggacgaGTTTCACCCAATCATCagcccttaataaacacatgaggatccacactggagagaaaccgtacacatgcactcagtgtgggactAGTTTCGGAGCCTCATCATCTCTTAGTAGACACATgttgatccacaccggagagaaaacGCACAAATGTGATCACTGCAGCAAGACATTTCTGAGTGCTTCACATCTGAAGGTTCATCTTGCAGTTCATAGAAGCGAGAAGCCTTATTCATGTCCTGTGTGTGAAAAGAGTTTTACATTGAAGTGCATATTAAAAAggcatcagaagatccacactggtgtgagagagcaTCTGTGCTTTAAGTGTGTGAAGACCTTCATGTCAGCTGCAGAACTGAAACAGcacgagaggattcacactggagagaaacctttcaagtgttcacactgcgacaagagatttaGGCAGTCAGGAtccctgaaaacacatgagaggattcacactggagagaaaccgtacaagtgttcacactgcgacaaaagATTCAGTCAATCTGAAAGTCTGAAAAGACATGAgcggattcacactggagagaaatcgTACACGTGA
- the zgc:113295 gene encoding uncharacterized protein LOC541420 (The RefSeq protein has 3 substitutions compared to this genomic sequence) produces MSDPEPCRIKDEDTEESIDPIDGNGETEEGNDVKAGKIAPLKTCGVFTVKNGDKNPFTCTRCAQILGNKKSLEIHMRIHTGEIPFTCTRCGRGFYQLSNLNKHMTIHTGEKPYTCTHCGRGFYQPSLLNRHMRVHTGEKPFTCTQCGKSFNQATQLKQHMMNHTGEKPFTCTQCGTSFTQSSALNKHMRIHTGEKPYTCTQCGTSFGASSSLSRHMLIHTGEKTHKCDHCSKTFLSASHLKVHLSVHRSEKPYSCPVCEKSFTLKCILKRHQKIHTGVREHLCFKCVKTFMSAAELKQHERIHTGEKPYKCSHCDKRFSRSESLKRHERIHTGEKS; encoded by the exons accCAATTGATGGAAATGGGGAGACTGAAGAGGGTAATGATGTTAAAGCTGGGAAAATAGCTCCTTTAAAGACATGTGGTGTTTTTACTGTGAAAAACGGAGACAAAAATCCTTTCACTTGCACAAGGTGTGCACAGATTTTGGGAAACAAAAAGAGTCTAGAGATTCACATGAGGATACACACTGGGGAGATACCGTTCACGTGTACTCGGTGTGGGAGGGGTTTCTACCAATTATCAAACCTTAACAAACACATgacgatccacactggagagaaaccgtacacatgCACTCATTGTGGGAGGGGTTTCTACCAACCATCACTCCTTAATAGACACATGAGggtccacaccggagagaaaccgttcacatgtactcagtgtgggaagagtttcaaccaagccacacagcttaaacaacacatgatgaaccacaccggagagaaaccgttcacatgcactcagtgtgggacgaGTTTCACCCAATCATCagcccttaataaacacatgaggatccacactggagagaaaccgtacacatgcactcagtgtgggactAGTTTCGGAGCCTCATCATCTCTTAGTAGACACATgttgatccacaccggagagaaaacGCACAAATGTGATCACTGCAGCAAGACATTTCTGAGTGCTTCACATCTGAAGGTTCATCTTGCAGTTCATAGAAGCGAGAAGCCTTATTCATGTCCTGTGTGTGAAAAGAGTTTTACATTGAAGTGCATATTAAAAAggcatcagaagatccacactggtgtgagagagcaTCTGTGCTTTAAGTGTGTGAAGACCTTCATGTCAGCTGCAGAACTGAAACAGcacgagag gattcacactggagagaaaccgtacaagtgttcacactgcgacaaaagATTCAGTCAATCTGAAAGTCTGAAAAGACATGAgcggattcacactggagagaaatcgTAC